The proteins below are encoded in one region of Anguilla anguilla isolate fAngAng1 chromosome 3, fAngAng1.pri, whole genome shotgun sequence:
- the dnajc3a gene encoding dnaJ homolog subfamily C member 3a translates to MVTINPVAHKLLSYAPFILVLIDLRYEGVYCGKNDSVENHLEMGKKLLAAGQLADALSHFHAAVDGDPKNYMAYYRRATVYLAMGKSKSALPDLSKVIELKPDFTAARLQRGNLLLKQGKLDEAEGDFKKVLKSGPSDKEAAEAKALLTKSDEIQRLAAQAQSDFARKDYSSAAALLDTVIETCVWDVGSRELRAECMIQLGELGKAISDLKATSKLKNDNTEAFYQLSAIYYQLGDHEMSLNEVRECLKLDPDHKQCFSHYKQVKKLNKQILAAEELIQQQRYGDAVSKYESVMKTEPHISHYTNQAQERICHCLSQDKQATEAITVCSKVLKSNPQNVNALKDRAEAFLQDEQYEEAIKDFESAREHNENDRQIKEGLERAQRLLKQSQKRDYYKVLGVKRNAQKKEIIKAYRKLAQQWHPDNFQDPEEKKRAEKKFIDIAQAKEVLSDPEKRSKFDQGEDPLDPESQQGRGHHHFHGGWDSFQGFNPFGSGPFNFKFNFN, encoded by the exons ATGGTTACAATAAACCCCGTTGCGCACAAACTCTTAAGTTATGCTCCCTTTATTCTTGTTTTGATAGACCTGCGATACGAAG GAGTGTATTGTGGGAAGAATGACAGTGTAGAGAATCATCTGGAGATGGGGAAAAAGCTGCTGGCTGCTGGACAGCTGGCTGATGCCCTGTCCCATTTCCATGCTGCTGTAG ATGGGGACCCAAAAAACTACATGGCATATTACAGAAGAGCAACTGTTTACTTGGCAATGGGAAAGTCCAAATCTGCACTCCCAGATCTGAGCAAAGTCATTGAACTCAAACCAGACTTCACTGCA GCAAGACTGCAGAGGGGAAATCTACTCTTGAAACAAGGGAAGctggatgaagcagaaggagatTTCAAGAAAGTG CTCAAATCCGGGCCCAGCGATAAAGAGGCGGCGGAAGCCAAAGCCCTGCTAACCAAGTCCGACGAGATCCAGCGGCTGGCGGCCCAGGCGCAGAGCGACTTCGCGCGGAAGGACTACAGCTCGGCCGCGGCCCTCCTGGACACGGTCATCGAG aCATGCGTGTGGGACGTGGGCTCCCGAGAGCTCCGGGCAGAATGCATGATCCAGTTGGGAGAGCTGGGGAAAGCCATCAGCGACCTGAAAGCCACCTCCAAACTGAAGAACGACAACACTGAGGCCTTCTACCAGCTCAGCGCCATCTACTACCAGCTGGGCGACCATGAAATGTCCCTCAA tGAGGTACGTGAATGTCTGAAGCTGGACCCGGATCATAAGCAGTGCTTCAGCCACTACAAGCAGGTGAAGAAGCTGAACAAGCAGATACTCGCTGCAGAGGagctcattcaacagcagaG GTATGGAGATGCAGTCAGTAAATACGAATCTGTGATGAAAACAGAACCGCACATTTCCCACTACACAAATCAGGCCCAGGAGCGGATATGCCACTGTTTGTCCCAG gaCAAGCAAGCCACTGAAGCTATCACAGTGTGTAGTAAAGTTCTGAAGTCAAACCCTCAGAATGTGAATGCGCTGAAGGACAGAGCTGAAGCCTTCCTGCAAGACGAGCAGTATGAGGAAG CTATCAAAGACTTTGAGAGCGCCCGCGAGCATAACGAGAACGACCGCCAAATCAAGGAGGGGCTGGAGAGGGCGCAGCGACTTCTCAAGCAGTCTCAGAAAAGGGACTACTACAAGGTCCTGGGAGTCAAGAG GAATGCACAGAAGAAGGAGATCATTAAGGCCTACAGGAAGCTAGCGCAGCAGTGGCACCCTGACAACTTCCAGGACCCCGAGGAAAAGAAGAGGGCGGAGAAAAAGTTCATCGACATCGCCCAAGCCAAAGAGGTGCTTTCAGACCCCG AGAAGAGGAGCAAGTTTGACCAGGGCGAGGACCCTCTGGACCCAGAGAGCCAGCAGGGCAGGGGTCACCATCACTTCCACGGAGGCTGGGACTCCTTCCAGGGCTTCAACCCCTTCGGCTCCGGGCCCTTCAACTTCAAATTCAACTTCAACTGA